Proteins found in one Seonamhaeicola sp. S2-3 genomic segment:
- the tilS gene encoding tRNA lysidine(34) synthetase TilS codes for MIELFKKHINSKLSFLKDARLLIAISGGVDSVVLVHLCHQLNLNISLAHCNFNLRGKESDEDENFVIEFANSLDIEAFTESFNTEAYAARNKVSIQMAAREMRYFWFDELAQQLQFDYILTAHHADDNLETFLINFSRGTGLDGLTGIPKINNKFVRPLLPFSRENVIDYAKANNLNWRVDSSNASTKYLRNKLRHEVIPILKEINPSLLQSYQGTINNLSDTADIVEDCMEAFLEKAIVSIEDNKIVLSVSEFKKKNNPKAYLFETLKDYGFTEWNDVQNLLDAQSGKYVVSNTHRLIKHGDTLLLSELITEAYEDLLISDINEEIETPFGVLTFSEVDKVSTNDTTAIFVDKNRLKFPLKIRNWQMGDVFFPFGMVGKKRVSKYFKDEKLSLLDKESSLLLCSENEIVWILNRRADDRFKVTENTTDILKIELK; via the coding sequence ATGATTGAACTTTTTAAAAAGCACATTAATTCAAAATTAAGTTTCTTAAAAGATGCCAGACTTTTAATTGCTATTTCAGGGGGAGTAGATAGTGTGGTTTTGGTGCATTTATGTCATCAACTTAATTTAAATATATCATTAGCACACTGTAATTTTAATTTGAGAGGGAAAGAAAGCGATGAAGATGAAAATTTTGTAATAGAATTTGCCAATAGTTTAGATATTGAAGCCTTTACCGAAAGTTTTAATACAGAAGCATATGCTGCTAGAAATAAAGTATCTATTCAAATGGCTGCAAGGGAAATGCGTTACTTTTGGTTTGATGAATTAGCACAACAGTTGCAGTTTGATTACATTCTTACAGCACATCATGCCGATGATAATTTAGAAACTTTTTTAATTAATTTTTCAAGAGGTACAGGGTTAGATGGTTTAACGGGAATTCCAAAAATTAACAACAAATTTGTGCGCCCGTTATTGCCATTTTCAAGAGAAAATGTAATTGATTATGCTAAGGCTAACAATTTAAACTGGCGGGTAGATAGTAGTAACGCATCAACAAAATACCTTAGAAATAAATTACGCCACGAGGTAATACCTATTTTAAAAGAAATTAACCCAAGTTTGCTTCAAAGTTATCAGGGTACCATTAACAATTTAAGTGATACTGCTGATATTGTTGAAGATTGCATGGAAGCATTTTTAGAAAAAGCTATTGTAAGTATTGAAGACAATAAAATTGTTCTAAGCGTTTCAGAATTTAAAAAGAAAAATAACCCCAAAGCTTATTTGTTTGAAACGCTTAAAGATTATGGATTTACAGAGTGGAATGACGTTCAAAATTTACTAGATGCTCAGTCTGGAAAATACGTAGTTTCAAATACCCATAGGTTAATTAAGCATGGAGATACTTTGTTATTAAGCGAATTGATAACAGAAGCATACGAAGATTTACTCATTTCAGATATTAATGAAGAAATAGAAACACCTTTTGGCGTTTTAACATTTTCTGAAGTAGATAAAGTGTCTACCAATGATACTACAGCTATTTTTGTTGATAAAAATCGCTTAAAATTTCCTTTAAAAATAAGAAATTGGCAAATGGGCGATGTATTTTTCCCTTTCGGGATGGTTGGAAAAAAAAGAGTAAGTAAGTATTTTAAAGACGAAAAATTGTCGTTATTAGATAAAGAAAGTTCGTTATTATTGTGCTCTGAAAATGAAATAGTTTGGATTTTAAATAGAAGAGCCGATGATAGATTTAAGGTAACCGAAAATACAACAGACATATTAAAAATTGAATTAAAATAG